The nucleotide sequence GCGTACGTAGTGCTTGCTCAAGCGGGCGACGGCGACTCGATCTCGTGTGCCATCACGATCAATGGGAAGATCGTCGACCAACAGACCTCGACGGGCCCCTACACAATAGTGACCTGCTCTCACTCGTCATTCTGAGGCACACAGAGCGGTCGAGTACCCCCAGTGGGACTCGAACCCACACTCGGGCGAGTTTAAGTCGCCTGCCTCTACCGATTGGGCTATGGGGGCCGGTGGTGCAGCGGGCCGACGGGCGGCGCGGACGGCCGCCGGTCGCGGTCTAGCGGTCGCGGTAGGGCGACTTGACCATCTGGACGATCGCGGCTGCGGCGATCCCGCCGCCGACGATCACGACGAGCCAGATGAATCCGATGAGCAGACCTTCCATGCGATCAACGCTACACCGTCGCCGCCTCACGCCGCGTCTGCGAACTCCTTCAGCCGTTCCGGAGTCCTTCTCCAAGGTTCTGCGGCACACTCGTCGCAGACACCCTTTCTGGTGAGGTGTCCTCGGTCCGGCCGGTGCCCGGGATCCCCCGACGCGGGCTCCGGCCGGGCCTCCACCACGCTCAGCGCGGCCGGTTAGGCTCGATGCGTGACCACCCGGTGCCCCTGCCTGAGCGGCGAGACGTACGACGCCTGCTGCGGTCCGCTGCACCGCGGCGAGCCGGCCCCGACCGCGGAGCGGCTGATGCGGTCCCGGTTCAGTGCCTTCGCCCTCGGCGACGCCGCGTATCTGCTCCGCAGCTGGCATCCGTCCACGCGACCCGACGAGCTGGAGCTCGACCCCGGGCTCCGCTGGTACCGCCTCGACATCGAGCGCACCGAGCGCGGAGGTCCGTTCGACCGGGACGGCGTGGTCGAGTTCGTCGCGTACTTCAAGGGCAGCGAGCGGGGGAGTCTCCACGAGGTCTCGCGGTTCGCGCGCGAGGGGCGCGACTGGTTCTACGTGGAT is from Leifsonia sp. 466MF and encodes:
- a CDS encoding YchJ family protein, giving the protein MTTRCPCLSGETYDACCGPLHRGEPAPTAERLMRSRFSAFALGDAAYLLRSWHPSTRPDELELDPGLRWYRLDIERTERGGPFDRDGVVEFVAYFKGSERGSLHEVSRFAREGRDWFYVDALSAS